From Triticum aestivum cultivar Chinese Spring chromosome 4A, IWGSC CS RefSeq v2.1, whole genome shotgun sequence, a single genomic window includes:
- the LOC123085709 gene encoding pentatricopeptide repeat-containing protein At1g56690, mitochondrial, protein MRLPSVRFLPSSAATAVVAANARIAWMARAGNMEGARATFEAMPLRTTASYNALIAGYFRNHLPEAALGLFRRMPSRDLGSYNALISGFSLRRHTLPDAAAALASIPLPPSVVSFTSLLRGYVRHGFLADAIRLFHQMPERNHISYTVMLGGFIDAGRLDEARKLFDEMPDKDVVARTAMLSGYCQVGRIAEARLLFDDMPKRNVVSWTAMISGYSQNGKLNLARKLFEVMPDRNEVSWTAMLVGYIQAGHIEDAEQLFNAMPEHPVAACNAMMVGFGQRGMVDAAKAVFERMQEKDDGTWSAMIKAYEQNEFLIEALSTFRDMSWRGIRPNYPSVISILTVCSALAILNYGREVHAAMLRCSFDMDVSTVSALITMYIKCGNLDKANRVFNMFEPKDVVMWNSMITGYAQHGLGEEALGIFNDMTIAGMAPDGITYIGVLTGCSYTGKVKVGREIFNSMCKNSAIRPGAEHYSCMVDLLGRAGLVDEALDLIKNMPVEADAIIWGALMGACRMHKNAEIAELAAKKLLELEPESAGPYVLLSHIYTSIGRWEDASKMRKFISSRNLNKSTGCSWIEYDKRVHLFTSGDILAHPEHAIILKMLEKLDGLLMESGYSADGSFVLHDIDEEQKLNSLRYHSERQAVAYGLLKVPEGMPIRVMKNLRVCGDCHAAMKLIAKITSREIILRDANRFHHFKDGFCSCKDYW, encoded by the coding sequence ATGCGCCTCCCGTCGGTTCGCTTCCTGCCGTCGAgtgcggcgacggcggtggtggcCGCGAACGCGCGCATCGCCTGGATGGCGCGCGCGGGGAACATGGAGGGCGCCCGCGCGACGTTCGAGGCCATGCCCCTCCGCACCACCGCTTCCTACAACGCCCTCATCGCCGGCTACTTCCGTAACCACCTCCCGGAGGCCGCCCTCGGCCTCTTCCGCCGCATGCCCTCCCGCGATCTCGGCTCCTACAACGCTCTCATCTCCGGCTTCTCCCTCCGCCGTCACACCCTCCCTGATGCGGCGGCCGCGCTCGCCTCCATCCCCTTACCCCCCTCAGTCGTCTCCTTCACCTCCCTCCTGCGCGGGTACGTGCGCCACGGCTTCCTGGCAGACGCCATCCGCCTGTTCCACCAGATGCCCGAGCGCAACCACATCTCCTACACGGTTATGCTGGGTGGTTTTATTGATGCCGGCCGTCTCGACGaggcccgcaagctgttcgacgaaatgcctgACAAGGACGTCGTTGCACGAACTGCCATGCTATCTGGGTACTGCCAGGTTGGCCGAATTGCCGAGGCACGCCTGCTGTTTGATGATATGCCGAAGAGGAATGTTGTGTCATGGACTGCAATGATATCTGGATACTCTCAAAACGGGAAGCTTAACCTTGCACGGAAGCTTTTTGAGGTGATGCCTGATCGCAATGAGGTGTCATGGACTGCTATGTTAGTCGGGTACATACAGGCTGGACATATCGAGGATGCCGAGCAGCTGTTTAATGCAATGCCAGAGCACCCAGTGGCTGCCTGCAATGCGATGATGGTTGGGTTTGGGCAGCGCGGGATGGTGGATGCTGCCAAGGCAGTGTTTGAGAGAATGCAAGAGAAGGATGATGGTACGTGGAGTGCAATGATTAAAGCGTATGAGCAGAATGAGTTCTTGATTGAGGCATTGTCTACTTTCCGTGATATGTCATGGAGAGGTATCCGTCCAAACTACCCATCAGTCATTAGCATCCTTACTGTGTGTTCGGCACTAGCTATTCTCAATTATGGAAGGGAGGTGCATGCTGCAATGCTGAGATGCTCCTTTGACATGGACGTCTCTACTGTCTCAGCATTAATCACAATGTACATCAAATGTGGAAATTTGGATAAAGCTAATAGGGTCTTCAATATGTTTGAGCCCAAAGATGTCGTGATGTGGAACTCGATGATCACTGGTTATGCTCAACATGGGTTGGGGGAGGAAGCACTTGGCATATTTAATGACATGACGATTGCAGGAATGGCACCTGATGGGATTACTTATATAGGAGTCCTCACTGGTTGTAGCTATACGGGGAAAGTAAAAGTAGGGAGGGAAATTTTCAATTCTATGTGTAAGAATTCTGCCATCCGACCAGGAGCGGAGCATTACTCTTGTATGGTTGATTTGCTTGGTCGAGCTGGACTTGTAGATGAAGCATTGGATTTGATTAAGAACATGCCAGTTGAAGCCGATGCTATCATCTGGGGAGCACTGATGGGTGCCTGTAGGATGCACAAGAATGCTGAGATTGCCGAGCTTGCTGCAAAGAAGCTATTAGAGCTAGAGCCCGAGAGTGCTGGACCATATGTTTTGCTCTCTCACATTTATACATCCATTGGGAGGTGGGAAGATGCTTCTAAGATGCGGAAATTCATTAGCTCAAGGAATTTAAACAAGTCTACAGGCTGTAGTTGGATAGAGTACGACAAGAGGGTGCACCTCTTCACATCTGGTGATATATTAGCACACCCAGAGCATGCTATTATCCTTAAGATGTTGGAGAAACTAGATGGTCTACTGATGGAATCTGGTTACTCAGCTGACGGAAGCTTTGTGCTCCATGATATAGACGAAGAGCAAAAACTTAATAGCTTGCGATATCATAGTGAGAGGCAGGCTGTGGCGTATGGACTTTTGAAAGTTCCAGAAGGAATGCCCATTCGTGTCATGAAGAACCTTAGAGTGTGTGGTGACTGCCATGCTGCTATGAAGTTGATTGCAAAAATAACttccagggaaatcatactcagagaTGCTAATAGGTTCCATCATTTCAAAGACGGATTTTGCTCATGCAAGGACTATTGGTGA